The following is a genomic window from Candidatus Methylomirabilis tolerans.
CGGGACACCGTGCTCGCCTGCAAAGCGTTCCATCTCCTGCAGCAGCGGGTCCCGCTCATGGAGCAGCCGCCCGAGATACTCCTCCTGCTCTCGATGAATGATGAGACCAATCTGCGCCTTCATAGGCCTGCGCGCGCCTTCGCCATCACATCTATGAAGCGCTGAAAGAGGTAGCCGGCGTCATGGGGACCGGGGGAGGCTTCCGGGTGGTATTGTACCGAAAAGATCGGGAGACGCCGGTGCCGCATCCCCTCTACAGTGTGATCGTTGAGGTTGATGTGGGTCAACTCGATCTCTCTATCCGGAATCGACGCAATGTCTACGGTAAAGCCGTGGTTCTGGGTGGTAATTTCCACCTTCCCGGTCGTTAAATCCTTAACCGGTTGATTACCACCGTGGTGACCGAACTTCAGCTTGTGGGTCCGCCCCCCGAACGCGAGACCCAGGATCTGATGGCCCAAGCAGATACCAAAGATCGGCTTGACGCCAATCAGCTTTTGCACGTTGTTAATCAGGTACGGCACGCCCTCCGGGTCGCCTGGACCATTACTCACGAAGACCCCATCCGGGGCCAGTCCCAGGACTGTGGACGCGGGGGTGTCAGGCGGGACTACCGTCACGCTGCACCCCGCCTCCACCAGCTTCCGCAGGATGTTCCACTTGATCCCACAATCGTAGGCCACTACGTTGTAGGGTCTAGGGGTTAGGGTAGAGGGTAGCGGAAAAAGTTTGAGCTGATCTGCCACCTTGGAACCTTGAACCTTGAACCTTGAACTGGCTTCAGACCCTTTTTCCAATTGCCATGCCCCCTGTTGCCAGGTGTAGGGCTCTCTACAGGCAACCTCTTTCACCAAATCGCGACCGATCAGGCCGGGCGAGGCCTTGGCTCTGGCAACAAGACGCTCAGGATTCAGATCTCCCGTAGAGATCACCCCCTCCATCGCCCCATGATCCCTCAGATGT
Proteins encoded in this region:
- the carA gene encoding glutamine-hydrolyzing carbamoyl-phosphate synthase small subunit, which encodes MKKALLALADGTMFEGTSFGAEGETVGEVVFNTSMTGYQEVLTDPSYKGQMVVMTYPLIGNYGISPEDMESTAPAVEGFIVKEASAHPSNWRSTRTLDDYLKEQSVVGIQGIDTRALTRHLRDHGAMEGVISTGDLNPERLVARAKASPGLIGRDLVKEVACREPYTWQQGAWQLEKGSEASSRFKVQGSKVADQLKLFPLPSTLTPRPYNVVAYDCGIKWNILRKLVEAGCSVTVVPPDTPASTVLGLAPDGVFVSNGPGDPEGVPYLINNVQKLIGVKPIFGICLGHQILGLAFGGRTHKLKFGHHGGNQPVKDLTTGKVEITTQNHGFTVDIASIPDREIELTHINLNDHTVEGMRHRRLPIFSVQYHPEASPGPHDAGYLFQRFIDVMAKARAGL